The following are encoded together in the Panicum virgatum strain AP13 chromosome 6K, P.virgatum_v5, whole genome shotgun sequence genome:
- the LOC120712291 gene encoding protein SODIUM POTASSIUM ROOT DEFECTIVE 2-like — protein MRAGGMLCRSQAATAVCVPGDARSMVVARRAAGDGAARALHDVRYARLGGSTAAEGGGRRSASSRRLAAPTRDRQQAAAAAPPPPPPAVVVSGGAASCKPRVEMARRRPAARAPVAVTLPMVTKSPSKEAPAKDLAAAAKRAAAAVAPPGDQVLQVVVMKVAIHCQGCAGKVRKHISKMEGVTSFSIDLESKKVTVMGHVSPAGVLESISKVKKAELLA, from the exons ATGAGGGCGGGCGGGATGCTGTGCCGGTcgcaggcggcgacggcggtgtgCGTGCCGGGGGACGCGCGGTCCATGGTGGtggcccggcgcgccgccggggacggcgccgcccgcgccctgcACGACGTCAGGTACGCGCGCCTCGGCGGCAGCACCGCggccgagggcggcggccggcgctccGCGTCGTCGCGCCGGCTCGCGGCGCCCACCAGGGACAGGCAacaggccgccgcggcggcccctccgccgccgccgcccgccgtcgtcgtctccgGCGGCGCCGCGTCGTGCAAGCCGCGCGTGGAGATGGCGAGgcggcgccccgccgcccggGCGCCCGTGGCCGTGACGCTGCCCATGGTGACCAAGAGCCCCAGCAAGGAGGCCCCCGCCAAGgacctcgcggcggcggccaagcgcgccgccgccgccgtggccccgcCCGGCGACCAGGTGCTCCAG GTGGTGGTGATGAAGGTGGCCATCCACTGCCAGGGCTGCGCCGGCAAGGTCAGGAAGCACATCTCCAAAATGGAAG GGGTAACGTCGTTCAGCATCGACCTGGAGAGCAAGAAAGTGACGGTGATGGGCCACGTGTCCCCGGCCGGCGTCCTCGAGAGCATCTCCAAGGTcaagaaggccgagctcctcgccTGA